One genomic segment of Mesoterricola silvestris includes these proteins:
- a CDS encoding YhjD/YihY/BrkB family envelope integrity protein, with product MRPPMGERRTRIADLAHHGWETALEALAGFRANADLRQASSLAFYSLLALIPALLLLTYLLGLIIGSSAAAHQRVTDYLARMVPDQAERVLQDVAGLTRHPGTAGWLNLLVLAWSVSPLVSALREIVRGIYKERETRSLWLVKLMDLAGGVASLTALAALAGAGVFLHFLNASFLGARTVSPGLVLPFAVSTALVMGLVSFYAPRDARRGHLLAGALTTTVLWFLLRPAFTWFLAVDPTYGVAFGSFKSLFLIVIWIYVSMATLLLGVEVAAACHRGDAVAIKRLMEGRARRGYPGHRRLILDAPGGHAFFREGEPGGEMFYVLSGSVRILKGDREIARIGPGSFLGEMTFLLGLDRSATAIAAEPCQCVVIHARNFAQLLREYPDTVRVMLVGMATRLRATSEKSAGNPTAEDVAALS from the coding sequence TTGAGGCCGCCCATGGGGGAGCGCCGGACCCGCATCGCGGACCTGGCCCACCACGGCTGGGAGACGGCCCTGGAGGCCCTGGCGGGCTTCCGCGCCAACGCGGACCTGCGCCAGGCCTCCAGCCTCGCCTTCTACAGCCTGCTGGCCCTGATCCCCGCCCTGCTCCTCCTCACCTACCTCCTGGGCCTGATCATCGGCAGTTCCGCCGCGGCCCACCAGCGGGTCACGGACTACCTGGCCCGCATGGTGCCGGACCAGGCCGAGCGGGTCCTGCAGGACGTGGCCGGCCTCACGCGCCATCCCGGCACCGCGGGCTGGCTCAACCTCCTGGTGCTGGCCTGGTCCGTGTCGCCGCTGGTCTCGGCCCTGCGGGAGATCGTCCGGGGCATCTACAAGGAGCGGGAGACCCGCTCCCTGTGGCTGGTCAAGCTCATGGACCTGGCGGGGGGCGTGGCCTCCCTCACGGCCCTGGCGGCCCTGGCGGGGGCGGGGGTCTTCCTGCACTTCCTCAACGCTTCCTTCCTGGGCGCCCGCACCGTGTCCCCGGGCCTCGTCCTGCCCTTCGCGGTGAGCACGGCCCTGGTCATGGGCCTGGTGTCGTTCTACGCCCCCCGGGACGCCCGGCGCGGCCACCTGCTGGCCGGGGCCCTCACCACCACGGTGCTGTGGTTCCTGCTGCGCCCCGCCTTCACCTGGTTCCTCGCCGTGGACCCCACCTACGGCGTGGCCTTCGGTTCGTTCAAGTCCCTCTTCCTCATCGTCATCTGGATCTACGTGTCCATGGCGACCCTGCTCCTGGGCGTGGAGGTGGCCGCGGCCTGCCATCGAGGGGACGCCGTGGCCATCAAGCGGCTCATGGAGGGCCGGGCCCGCCGCGGCTATCCCGGCCACCGGCGCCTGATCCTGGACGCCCCCGGGGGCCACGCCTTCTTCCGGGAGGGCGAGCCCGGCGGGGAGATGTTCTACGTCCTTTCGGGTTCCGTGCGGATCCTCAAGGGGGACCGGGAGATCGCCCGCATCGGCCCGGGCAGCTTCCTGGGGGAGATGACCTTCCTCCTGGGCCTGGACCGCTCCGCCACGGCGATTGCCGCCGAGCCCTGCCAGTGCGTGGTGATCCACGCCCGCAACTTCGCGCAGCTCCTCCGGGAATACCCCGATACGGTGCGGGTGATGCTGGTGGGCATGGCCACGCGCCTGCGCGCGACCAGCGAGAAGTCCGCCGGGAACCCCACGGCGGAGGACGTGGCGGCGCTCAGCTAG